One window of Papaver somniferum cultivar HN1 chromosome 9, ASM357369v1, whole genome shotgun sequence genomic DNA carries:
- the LOC113309754 gene encoding V-type proton ATPase subunit a1-like: protein MEFIDRLPSMDLMRSEKMSFVQLIFPVESAHRAVSYLGEIGLLQFKDLNDSKSPFQRTFVNQVKRCGEMSRKLRFFKDQISKAGLASSAHPGMQPDIELEDLEIRLSEHETELIEMNANSEKLRQTYNELLEFKMVLNKAGEFLVTVPNHSTTQERELDENVFLKDDYVENASLLEEQMHPGPAMQPSLRFISGIISKSKVLRFERMLFRATRGNMLFNQATAEGYVADPISGEMVEKTVFVVFFSGEQAKNKILKICEAFSANCYPVPEDITKQRHITQEVSARLSELETTLDAGTRHRDKALTEIGFYLRKWIIMVRKEKAVYDTLNMLNFDVTKKCLVGEGWCPTFAKPQIQDALQRATIDSNTQVGIIFHMMDTMESPPTYFKTNNFTSAYQEIVDAYGFARYQEANPAVYTVITFPFLFAVMFGDWGHGLCLLIGALILIAQERKLASQKLGSFLEMAFGGRYVLLLMSIFSIYCGLIYNEFFSVPFHIFGQSAYRCRDTQCSEARTIGLIKYRDPYPFGLDPSWRGSRSELPFLNSLKMKMSILFGVTQMNLGIIMSYFNARFFGSSIDVRYQFIPQMIFLNSLFGYLALLIVIKWCTGSQADLYHVMIYMFLSPTDDLGDNQLFPGQRPLQIVLLLLAFVAVPWMLFPKPFILKKQHSERFQGRTYGMLGTSEMDLEVEPDSARQHHEDFNFSEVFVHQMIHSIEFVLGAVSNTASYLRLWALSLAHSELSTVFYEKVLLLAWGYDNPAIRLVGLLVFVSATASVLLGMETLSALLHALRLHWVEFQNKFYYGDGYKFKPFAFSTLADEEE from the exons ATGGAGTTCATAGACAGATTGCCGAGCATGGATCTAATGCGGTCGGAGAAGATGTCATTTGTTCAGCTTATATTTCCTGTCGAATCTGCTCATAGAGCCGTTTCTTATCTTGGGGAAATTGGACTCCTTCAATTCAAAGAT TTAAACGATAGTAAAAGTCCTTTTCAGCGGACATTTGTCAATCAG GTAAAACGATGTGGAGAGATGTCACGGAAGTTACGGTTCTTTAAAGatcaaatcagcaaggccggtcTAGCATCTTCTGCTCATCCTGGCATGCAACCTGATATTGAATTAGAAGATTTAGAG ATACGACTTTCTGAGCATGAAACAGAACTTATTGAAATGAACGCCAACAGTGAGAAACTACGACAAACTTATAATGAGCTCTTAGAGTTCAAGATGGTACTGaataag GCAGGTGAATTTCTTGTTACAGTTCCGAACCATTCAACTACACAGGAGAGAGAGTTGGATGAAAATGTGTTTTTGAAGGATGATTATGTGGAGAATGCGTCATTGCTTGAGGAG CAAATGCACCCTGGGCCAGCTATGCAACCTAGTTTAAGATTTATTAGCGGGATTATCTCCAAGTCCAAAGTTTTAAGATTTGAGAGGATGCTATTCCGTGCTACAAGAGGCAATATGCTTTTTAATCAGGCAACAGCTGAAGGGTACGTCGCGGACCCCATATCTGGTGAAATG GTCGAGAAAACAGTGTTTGTAGTTTTCTTTTCAGGGGAGCAAGCAAAAAATAAAATACTGAAAATTTGTGAAGCATTCAGTGCAAATTGCTACCCTGTACCTGAAGACATCACCAAACAGAGGCATATAACTCAAGAG GTTTCAGCCAGATTGTCCGAGTTAGAAACCACACTAGATGCTGGGACACGTCATCGAGATAAAGCCCTTACTGAAATTGGATTCTACTTGCGAAAGTGGATAATCATG GTAAGAAAGGAGAAAGCTGTGTATGATACTTTGAATATGCTCAACTTTGATGTCACGAAGAAATGTCTTGTTGGAGAGGGATGGTGCCCAACATTTGCAAAACCTCAG ATTCAAGATGCACTGCAGCGAGCAACAATTGATAGCAATACACAAGTGGGAATAATATTTCACATGATGGATACCATGGAATCACCGCCTACTTATTTTAAAACCAACAACTTCACTAGCGCCTATCAGGAAATTGTTGATGCATATGG TTTTGCTAGATACCAAGAAGCAAATCCTGCAGTTTATACTGTTATtacttttccatttctttttgctGTGATGTTTGGGGACTGGGGTCATGGCTTATGCCTGTTGATTGGTGCTTTAATTCTTATAGCTCAAGAGCGCAAACTGGCATCTCAG AAACTTGGCAGCTTCTTGGAGATGGCATTTGGTGGGCGCTACGTGCTTCTTTTGATGTCTATCTTTTCTATTTATTGCGGTTTAATCTACAACGAATTCTTCTCTGTTCCATTTCATATATTCGGTCAGAGTGCTTATAGATGCCGAGATACTCAATGCAG TGAGGCACGTACCATTGGATTGATTAAATACCGTGATCCATACCCATTCGGTCTGGATCCTAGCTGGCGTGGAAGTCGTTCAGAGCTACCTTTTCTTAACTCCCTTAAAATGAAGATGTCAATTTTATTTGGTGTGACTCAGATGAACTTAGGAATCATAATGAGTTATTTCAATGCAAGGTTCTTTGGAAGTTCAATAGATGTAAG GTACCAGTTTATACCGCAAATGATATTTCTTAACAGCCTCTTTGGGTATCTGGCACTCCTCATTGTCATAAAGTGGTGCACAGGATCTCAGGCAGATCTCTATCATGTGATGATTTATATGTTCTTGAGTCCTACTGATGATCTTGGAGACAATCAGTTGTTTCCAGGCCAGAGACCTCTGCAG ATAGTGTTGTTACTTTTGGCTTTTGTCGCTGTTCCTTGGATGCTCTTTCCAAAGCCTTTTATTTTGAAGAAGCAACATTCTGAG AGATTTCAAGGTCGTACATATGGAATGCTTGGCACCTCAGAAATGGATCTTGAAGTGGAGCCTGATTCTGCAAGGCAACATCACGAAGATTTCAATTTCAGTGAGGTTTTCGTGCATCAAATGATACACTCTATTGAGTTTGTTCTGGGTGCAGTTTCAAATACTGCATCATACCTTCGTCTGTGGGCTCTGAG CTTGGCCCACTCGGAGCTGTCAACTGTTTTCTATGAGAAAGTCCTTCTCCTTGCCTGGGG GTATGATAATCCCGCAATTCGGTTGGTAGGACTTTTGGTTTTTGTGTCTGCCACAGCTTCCGTATTACTTGGGATGGAAACACTTAGTGCCTTACTGCATGCCTTGCGTCTCCACTGGGTGGAATTTCAGAACAAGTTCTACTATGGTGATGGGTACAAGTTCAAACCCTTCGCTTTTTCCACCTTGGCCGACGAAGAAGAATGA
- the LOC113307544 gene encoding uncharacterized protein LOC113307544 codes for MATVMARKSSHLIFRSLTTTTTTTMSPLKHPSSSCSPRFLSSSSSKEKPQTYHRSEDDEPSIRSRLPPREKGSRDDHRINVEKSKTIPGRHVVTLTFKPFAR; via the exons ATGGCGACGGTGATGGCAAGGAAATCTTCACATCTTATCTTTCGATCCctcactactactactactactactatgtCACCACTGAAGCATCCCTCGTCGTCTTGTTCTCCTCGGTTCCTTTCGTCGTCCTCATCGAAAGAGAAACCGCAAACATATCAtcgttctgaagatgatgaaccaTCTATAAGATCTAGGTTACCTCCAAGGGAAAAAg GTTCACGCGATGATCATCGTATTAATGTCGAGAAATCAAAGACAATTCCAGGCAGACATGTAGTTACTCTCACATTTAAGCCATTTGCTAG ATGA